ACCTATCGCCGTTATGATGGTGCATATTTCTTCATTTGCGAGCGCTTTGTCAAGCCGCGCTTTTTCTACGTTCAGGATCTTTCCTTTCAGCGGCAGTATCGCCTGGAATCTCCGGTCGCGGCCCTGTTTGGCCGAACCGCCGGCGGAATCACCTTCGACGAGATACATCTCGCACAATGACGGATCCGACTCCTGACAGTCGGCGAGCTTCCCCGGGAGCGACGCCCCTTCCAGGGCCCCTTTTCTGCGGGTGAGCTCGCGCGCCTTCCTCGCGGCTTCGCGCGCACGGGCGGCAAGCACCGCCTTCTCTATTATTTTGTTAGCGACGGGCGGATTCTCCTCGAGAAACCCTCCGAGCGCTTCATTCACTATCGACTCTACTATGCCCTCGACTTCCGAGTTACCGAGCTTTGTCTTCGTCTGTCCCTCAAATTGCGGGTTCGGAACTTTGGCACTTATCACGACCGTCAGGCCTTCCCTCACGTCGTCGCCGGAAATGCTCGAGTCGGAATCTTTAAGAATGTTCTTTCCTTTGCAATACTGGTTTATCGTCCTGGTCAGGGCGGATTTAAAACCGGTAAGATGCGTGCCGCCTTCGATCGTATTGATATTGTTCGCGAATGTAAATATATTCTCGGCGTAGCCATCGTTATACTGCATCGCTATTTCGGTGATTATATTATCTTTCTCTTTCGAGAAATATATGACTTTTTTATGCAGGATATTCTTATTCTTATTTAAAAACTCCACGAACGATACGATACCGCCGGAGAATTTGAATTCGACATCTTTATCTTTAACGCGTTCGTCTTTTAAGGTTATACGGATATCTTTATTTAAAAATGCGAGCTCCCTTAATCTATTCGCGAGCGTGTCGAAACTATATACGATACTACCCTTGCCGAATATCTCCTCGTCGGCTTTGAACGTTACGCGGGTACCGGTCTTCTTCGCCGTGCCAACGACTTTAACCTTCGATACCGCCCTGCCTTTTTCGTATTCCTGGTGATGGATTTGCCCGTCGCGTCGTATCTCTACCTCGAGCCATTCCGAAAGCGCGTTCACGACACTCACTCCAACGCCGTGCAGACCGCCGGAGACTTTATATACCCTGTGGTCGAACTTACCGCCGGCGTGCAGTTTCGTAAGCACTACCTCGACGGCCGGTTTGCCTTCCGTCTTGTGTATATCGACCGGTATGCCGCGCCCGTCGTCTATGACCGATACCGAATTATCGGCATGAATTACGACATCGATATTTGAGGCGTATCCCGCCATGCATTCGTCTATGGAGTTATCGACAACCTCGTACACGAGATGGTGCAGTCCGCGCGCGGTCGTGTCGCCTATATACATAGCCGGCCTTTTCCGGACGGCGTCTACGCCTTCGAGGACGGTGATGGTGGTCGCGTCGTATTTCTTTGTCGCGTCCGCCTTCGCCTTCGCTTTTGATTCTTCGCTCAATTCCTGTTTCTCTTCTTTCGCCATTTTTACTTTCGCCCTCTCTTTTCTAAATCGCCTATCCTAAATCTTAAGTTTTTTAATTGTTTCCCTTTAAGGTTAAGGTTTTCTTTGAGTTTTTCCAAGAGCTCTCTTTTTTTTATCGTTAGTTCGTATAGCCAGCCGGATCCGTCGACATTGATGGTCAAAACGCCTTTTTTTATCGCAACAGGCCGGGAGTGTCCTGCGGCTTTAGCGCCGGCGGCTTCCCGCCACGCATTTGTTATTTCCTCTTCCCCAACCCTGTTTTTACCGCTTAATTTTTTAATTACGTCTTTTACTACATCTTCTATCGACTTCTGCTTTGCTTTCATTTTATGTTATCTGCATCGGCAGGACGACATAAACATATTCCGTACCTCTTCTGACAACGCCCGGCTTTTCGGTATCGGCAACTTCGAAAGATACTTTTTCGTCGTCTATATTTTTAAGAAGATCTATCAGGTAGTCGGGATTGAACCCTATGGACATGTCCTTACCTTTATATTCCGTATCCATCTCCACCCGGGCCTCGCCCAAATACGGCGCGCTCTTCGATATCACCGCCTTATCTTTGCTCAAATCTATTTTTATCGCCGACGAATCCTGGTTTGTGAAAAGCGCCGTCCGTTTTACTGCAGACAAAAATACATTTCTGGATACCGTAAATTTATCTTTAGCTTCTTTTGGTATGACCTGTTCATAATCCGGGAACTCGCCTTCTATTAAACGCGATACGAGCCGCGTCTTACCCATATCGAAAAATATCTGGTTATTATTAAAGAATATTTTAACCTCTCCGTCATCTCCCAGGGTACTATCGAGTTCGTTGACCGCTTTTGTCGGCACGATAAATTTCCGTTCCAGGGTTTTTGGAAGTTGTATCTTATCCTCTATCATAGCCAGACGTCTTCCGTCGGTAGCGACGAGGCGTATGTATGCGGGTTTTATCACAAAAAGCACGCCGTTCAATATGTACCGGGACTCGTCATGGCTTATCGCGAACTTTGTCATCCGGAGCATTGTTTTTAATTTTTTTTGCTGTAGGATCAACGAGTCTTTATCTTTAAACTCCGGTAATTGTGGAAACTCTTCTTTTGGGAGACCCATTATTTTAAAAACGCTCTTCCCGCATTCAATATTAACAAGATTATTTTTTTTAACAGACACGGATATTTGTTCGCCCTCCGGCAGTTCGCGAATTATATCTGAGAATTTTTTTGCCGGTATTGTTATCGCTCCGGTGTTTTGAGGCTTTACCGGTATTTTTGATGTTATCCCTATATCGAGATCCGTTGTTGTCAGTATAATATTATCTTCGGTAGCTTCGATAAGTATATTTGCCAATATGGGAAGATTTGATTTTGTGCTTATAGCTGATTGCACTTCCTGTATGCCTTTTAACAACACATCTTTCGTTGTTGTGAATTTCATCCCCAGAATACCTCCCTCTATTACATATCTTTAAACTTAAAAAACAGTAAAAGAATTAGTAGAGCCTGTGGATAAGTTGATAACCCTATAACCACCTACCCAAACAACAGGTTACACAACAAAACAACCAGGCAAAACTCTAAAAACTTATCAACACACCCAACAGTATATTCACTATTCTTTAATACTTTGGATAACCCTGTCGATTATAGCCCTAAAACCAGGCTTATCCTTCAACTCTCTCTCGATCTTTTCACACGCGTGTATTACGGTGGTGTGATCCCTGCCGCCAAACTGGTCGCCTATCTCCGGAAGCGAAAAATCCGTTAACTGCCTTACCAGATACATCGCGATCTGGCGGGGATACGCGATCGCCTTGCTTCTCTTCTTCGCGCGCATGTCGGAAAGTTTTATATCGAAATATTCGCTGACTTTTTTCTGAATAAGATCTATGGTTATTTTCTTCTCACCCTCTATTATCATGTCTTTTAAGACCTCTTTCGCGAGATCTACGGAAACTTCTTTACCTATAAGTTTCGCGTAAGCGACAACTCTTATCAACGCGCCTTCAAGCTCCCTAATATTGGTTTTTATTTTTTCGGCCAGGAAATAAAATACATCCTCACTGAGCGCGATCGTCTCTTTTTCAGATTTCTTTTTTATTATCGCGATACGTGTTTCGAAGTCGGGCGGCTGTACATCGACGACGATGCCGTATAAAAAACGCGAGACGAGCCGTTCCTCGAGATGCTGTATCTCCTTCGGAGGGCGGTCGCTTGTCACGACTATCTGTTTGTGCGCGTCGTATAGCGCGTTAAATGTGTGAAAGAACTCTTCCTGCGTCGACTCTTTGCCGGCTATGAATTGTATATCATCTATCAGGAGAATGTCAACACTGCGGTACTTTTCGCGGAATTTCTGCGTCGAGCGGTTCTGTATCGCGCTTATAAGCTGATTCGTGAACTCTTCACTGGATAAGTAGAGTATCTTTGATTTTGGCGCTTTATGCAGAGCGCTGTGGCCGATCGCGTGCATAAGGTGTGTTTTGCCGAGGCCGACACCGCCGTATATAAAAAGCGGGTTGTATGCTTTTGCCGGAGATTCGGAGACGGCCACCGACGCCGCGTGAGCG
The sequence above is drawn from the Candidatus Omnitrophota bacterium genome and encodes:
- a CDS encoding DUF721 domain-containing protein codes for the protein MKAKQKSIEDVVKDVIKKLSGKNRVGEEEITNAWREAAGAKAAGHSRPVAIKKGVLTINVDGSGWLYELTIKKRELLEKLKENLNLKGKQLKNLRFRIGDLEKRGRK
- the gyrB gene encoding DNA topoisomerase (ATP-hydrolyzing) subunit B, whose product is MAKEEKQELSEESKAKAKADATKKYDATTITVLEGVDAVRKRPAMYIGDTTARGLHHLVYEVVDNSIDECMAGYASNIDVVIHADNSVSVIDDGRGIPVDIHKTEGKPAVEVVLTKLHAGGKFDHRVYKVSGGLHGVGVSVVNALSEWLEVEIRRDGQIHHQEYEKGRAVSKVKVVGTAKKTGTRVTFKADEEIFGKGSIVYSFDTLANRLRELAFLNKDIRITLKDERVKDKDVEFKFSGGIVSFVEFLNKNKNILHKKVIYFSKEKDNIITEIAMQYNDGYAENIFTFANNINTIEGGTHLTGFKSALTRTINQYCKGKNILKDSDSSISGDDVREGLTVVISAKVPNPQFEGQTKTKLGNSEVEGIVESIVNEALGGFLEENPPVANKIIEKAVLAARAREAARKARELTRRKGALEGASLPGKLADCQESDPSLCEMYLVEGDSAGGSAKQGRDRRFQAILPLKGKILNVEKARLDKALANEEICTIITAIGTGIGEEFNIEKLRYGKIIMMCDADVDGSHIRTLILTFLYRHMTALIEKGHIYIAQPPLYKIKRGKREEYIQTEDNFNSLLLELGAEGMTLIRVRDKNQFTDKQLKVILDALVELESLAGAVERRGVSFSKYISFRHKKTKKMPIYMVKVEGEDQFLHSDDELAKCVKGDEKVIEFYEAREVEKIVDHIEKLGVDVEDYHGPDAGTEEKGTKKEAQKPRYTVKTEKGSENFYTLKDILRFVMDVGKEGMTIQRYKGLGEMNPHQLWETTMDPEKRTMLKVTLEDAVEADAMFTVLMGEAVEPRREFIEKHAHEVKVLDI
- the dnaN gene encoding DNA polymerase III subunit beta, whose protein sequence is MKFTTTKDVLLKGIQEVQSAISTKSNLPILANILIEATEDNIILTTTDLDIGITSKIPVKPQNTGAITIPAKKFSDIIRELPEGEQISVSVKKNNLVNIECGKSVFKIMGLPKEEFPQLPEFKDKDSLILQQKKLKTMLRMTKFAISHDESRYILNGVLFVIKPAYIRLVATDGRRLAMIEDKIQLPKTLERKFIVPTKAVNELDSTLGDDGEVKIFFNNNQIFFDMGKTRLVSRLIEGEFPDYEQVIPKEAKDKFTVSRNVFLSAVKRTALFTNQDSSAIKIDLSKDKAVISKSAPYLGEARVEMDTEYKGKDMSIGFNPDYLIDLLKNIDDEKVSFEVADTEKPGVVRRGTEYVYVVLPMQIT
- the dnaA gene encoding chromosomal replication initiator protein DnaA, with the translated sequence MPIETDVVWTQAKEIIKQVLGNDQAYNIWFVPIKHVSLSNETIVLEVPNKFFQGWIVEHYMPLLRESLQKTAGRDLKIEFSFSEEIGEDALKRIRAEVEKKEAKPFWPFSRQTQDVAKEVGLNPKYTFESFVIGPSNRFAHAASVAVSESPAKAYNPLFIYGGVGLGKTHLMHAIGHSALHKAPKSKILYLSSEEFTNQLISAIQNRSTQKFREKYRSVDILLIDDIQFIAGKESTQEEFFHTFNALYDAHKQIVVTSDRPPKEIQHLEERLVSRFLYGIVVDVQPPDFETRIAIIKKKSEKETIALSEDVFYFLAEKIKTNIRELEGALIRVVAYAKLIGKEVSVDLAKEVLKDMIIEGEKKITIDLIQKKVSEYFDIKLSDMRAKKRSKAIAYPRQIAMYLVRQLTDFSLPEIGDQFGGRDHTTVIHACEKIERELKDKPGFRAIIDRVIQSIKE